In Festucalex cinctus isolate MCC-2025b chromosome 9, RoL_Fcin_1.0, whole genome shotgun sequence, the DNA window TTGCTCTGAAATGTTTCTATCTAAGGAGTGTAACTTCTTCACCATTATAACCAAGAAGCACAATTGGAAACAATGCAAATAAATCAACACCCTGCCATCTATGGAGAAGTGAAAATGGACAactaacaaatgaataaaaattgtGACAAAGTGTGCATGACGTGTAGTCAGTTACACAAGTTGTCCACGCGTGCAAACAAAAGTAGAGCTCACCTGCTGGCTCTCAAAGGTCCAGGTGCTGTCGGGTAAAGAGGCATCCAGGACACTGATGACCTCCTTAAAGTCAGTGGTGCTGCTGGGCTTGACCAAAGTGAAATCACTGTACTCTGACATGGGAGACATGCACGACCTGAAGGAGTGACTCTGAGACATGACGTCACCTCCCAGAACCTCCACGTACTTGATGGGTCCATCGGTGTTGAGCTGAATGTGCAGATTTCTGTTGGGCTTCTTGTCCTCGTGGCAGTGTGTCCGTCTGACGCAGCAAGTGGCGCCGCTCGTGCTGCTCCTCATGCATTTGACGGCCAAGATGAGCAAAGTGAGCAGAGACAGCACGGACACCGAGGCCAGAGCCACAATCAAATAAAGCGTGATTCTGCCGCCTTTCTTGCCGGCCTCGGACGCCTTGTGTCTCAGCTCCAACACGGGCTCGCTCACAGTCACGCCGTCCTCCAGCAGGATGGACAGCGTGACGGTGGCCGACTGGACCGGTTCCCCGTCGTCCTTGACCTCTACGATCAGCCTCTGAGAGGAGTCGTCGTGCTCGGACACGGCGCGTTTAGTCCTCACCTCCCCTGTGTACAAATTGAGCGTGAACAGAGAGGCGTCCGTGGCCTCCGCCACTTTGTACGAGATCCACGCGTTGTGGCCCGAGTCGGCGTCCACGGCCGTCACCTTGGTGAGCAGGTGGCCCGCCTTGGCCGAGCGGGGCACCCTCAGGTGGGAGGCGGCGTGGGGGGAGGGGTAGATGACAGCGGGGGCGTTGTCGTTCTGGTCCAGGATGAAAACATGGACGCTGGCGTTGCTGCTGAGGGACGGAGAGCCCTGGTCCTTGGCCTCGACCCGAACCTCGAACACTTTGACTTTCTCGTAGTCGAACGAGTGCATGCTGTAGATGCTGCCGTTCTCGGAGTTCATGTAAACGTACGACGACACGGACACGTCGTGCACTTTAGAGTCCACGATGGAATAAGACACTTTGGCGTTTTCGCCGGCATCCAAGTCACTTGCAGACACCGAGTACAGTATAGAGCCTGCTACTCCGTTCTCTTTCAAATAAACATTATACGAACTCTGAGAGAATATAGGAGGGTTGTCATTAACATCAGTGATGCTGACAGCTATCATTTTCTTACTAGAGAGAGGAGGAGATCCTAAATCAGTGGCTGTTATTTCAATATTATATTCAGACACACTCTCGCGGTCTAACGCACCATTGGTGACCAGCGCATAATTATTAGAAAAAGATGGCTTAAGTGTAAAAGGGAAGCCTTTTTGTAGTTGAAGTGTTACTTTGCTATTATTACCTGAGTCTATATCTTTGACACTAATCAAAGCCACCACTGTGCCAGATGGCGCATCTTCTCGTACAGGACTGGGTTTGGAAGTCAGAACAATTTCTGGAGCATTGTCATTTATGTCTTCTATATTAAGCTGAACGCGACAGTGACCTTCCATTTCAGGTGCACCATTGTCTTTTGCAGTTATATCAATTAGATAAGATGGGGAAACCTCATAGTCTAACTCCCCCTTTAAAACAATTTGTCCAGTTTGTTCATTAATTTCAAATGTTGATAAAACAGCTTCTGAAGTGCGGGCTCCAAAATAATATTTGATTTCACTATTAACACCCTGATCAATATCTGTAGCTTTTAATCTCAGTACTAAAGTTCCTTTTGTGCTATTTTCCCTTAAAGCTACTTTGTACTCTTTTTCGTCAAACACAGGAAAATTGTCATTAGCATCAAGCACGTCAATTATAATTTTACACGTTCCAGATTTAACAGGGTTCCCCCCATCCAGTGCTGTTAGCAGCAAATTATGAATGGACATTTGTTCTCTGTCCAATGATTTTTCTAACACCAATTCTGGGACAGTCAAACCAttcttttcgtttttaaacTTTAAAGAAAAATACCCATTTTGACTTAGAGTGTATGTTTTCAAAGCATTGCCACCAACATCAGCGTCCTCTCCACTCTCCAAAGGAAAACGTTTCCCAACCAAAACGGATTCTGGTATTTTAAGGTTAATTTCCTGCGTGGGGAAACGA includes these proteins:
- the LOC144025487 gene encoding protocadherin gamma-C5-like isoform X21, whose protein sequence is MTKTIGCRDWRWQALLWHFLLMWTTVDAQTRYSIPEELKRGSVVGNLAKDLSLGLSEIFERKLRVASEAGKQYFSVDAGKGELLVNDRIDREALCGQSASCVLPLQVVVENPLQLHRIEVEIRDINDNFPRFPTQEINLKIPESVLVGKRFPLESGEDADVGGNALKTYTLSQNGYFSLKFKNEKNGLTVPELVLEKSLDREQMSIHNLLLTALDGGNPVKSGTCKIIIDVLDANDNFPVFDEKEYKVALRENSTKGTLVLRLKATDIDQGVNSEIKYYFGARTSEAVLSTFEINEQTGQIVLKGELDYEVSPSYLIDITAKDNGAPEMEGHCRVQLNIEDINDNAPEIVLTSKPSPVREDAPSGTVVALISVKDIDSGNNSKVTLQLQKGFPFTLKPSFSNNYALVTNGALDRESVSEYNIEITATDLGSPPLSSKKMIAVSITDVNDNPPIFSQSSYNVYLKENGVAGSILYSVSASDLDAGENAKVSYSIVDSKVHDVSVSSYVYMNSENGSIYSMHSFDYEKVKVFEVRVEAKDQGSPSLSSNASVHVFILDQNDNAPAVIYPSPHAASHLRVPRSAKAGHLLTKVTAVDADSGHNAWISYKVAEATDASLFTLNLYTGEVRTKRAVSEHDDSSQRLIVEVKDDGEPVQSATVTLSILLEDGVTVSEPVLELRHKASEAGKKGGRITLYLIVALASVSVLSLLTLLILAVKCMRSSTSGATCCVRRTHCHEDKKPNRNLHIQLNTDGPIKYVEVLGGDVMSQSHSFRSCMSPMSEYSDFTLVKPSSTTDFKEVISVLDASLPDSTWTFESQQQKPPNNDWRFNQGARPGPSGAAGGPEVAMGTGPWPQPPTEAEQLQALMAAANVSEATGTLGPGTMGLSTRYSPQFTLQHVPDYRQNVYIPGSTATLTSNPQQQQQQAMAQQAGQQALPPPQPGQPEPPKAAQTPASKKKSTKKEKK
- the LOC144025487 gene encoding protocadherin gamma-C5-like isoform X9; this encodes MTKTIGCRDWRWQALLWHFLLMWTTVDAQTRYSIPEELKRGSVVGNLAKDLSLGLSEIFERKLRVASEAGKQYFSVDAGKGELLVNDRIDREALCGQSASCVLPLQVVVENPLQLHRIEVEIRDINDNFPRFPTQEINLKIPESVLVGKRFPLESGEDADVGGNALKTYTLSQNGYFSLKFKNEKNGLTVPELVLEKSLDREQMSIHNLLLTALDGGNPVKSGTCKIIIDVLDANDNFPVFDEKEYKVALRENSTKGTLVLRLKATDIDQGVNSEIKYYFGARTSEAVLSTFEINEQTGQIVLKGELDYEVSPSYLIDITAKDNGAPEMEGHCRVQLNIEDINDNAPEIVLTSKPSPVREDAPSGTVVALISVKDIDSGNNSKVTLQLQKGFPFTLKPSFSNNYALVTNGALDRESVSEYNIEITATDLGSPPLSSKKMIAVSITDVNDNPPIFSQSSYNVYLKENGVAGSILYSVSASDLDAGENAKVSYSIVDSKVHDVSVSSYVYMNSENGSIYSMHSFDYEKVKVFEVRVEAKDQGSPSLSSNASVHVFILDQNDNAPAVIYPSPHAASHLRVPRSAKAGHLLTKVTAVDADSGHNAWISYKVAEATDASLFTLNLYTGEVRTKRAVSEHDDSSQRLIVEVKDDGEPVQSATVTLSILLEDGVTVSEPVLELRHKASEAGKKGGRITLYLIVALASVSVLSLLTLLILAVKCMRSSTSGATCCVRRTHCHEDKKPNRNLHIQLNTDGPIKYVEVLGGDVMSQSHSFRSCMSPMSEYSDFTLVKPSSTTDFKEVISVLDASLPDSTWTFESQQQKPPNNDWRFNQGARPGPSGPHMPYGTHIRWTPKSGTRAAGGPEVAMGTGPWPQPPTEAEQLQALMAAANVSEATGTLGPGTMGLSTRYSPQFTLQHVPDYRQNVYIPGSTATLTSNPQQQQQQAMAQQAGQQALPPPQPGQPEPPKAAQTPASKKKSTKKEKK